The following are encoded together in the Glycine soja cultivar W05 chromosome 5, ASM419377v2, whole genome shotgun sequence genome:
- the LOC114411543 gene encoding heavy metal-associated isoprenylated plant protein 28-like, protein MTIVEMCVHMDCPGCETKIKKALKKLRGVDDVDIDMRMQKVTVMGWADQKKVLKTVRKTGRRAELWPYPYNPEYHALARHYGNGNYFASAKPSSSYNYYKHGYSYGEDFGYYHKPIGAAIIDEKAMSMFSDDNPHACSIM, encoded by the exons ATGACG ATAGTAGAGATGTGTGTGCACATGGACTGTCCAGGTTGCGAGACCAAGATAAAGAAAGCTCTCAAAAAATTACGTG GAGTTGATGATGTTGATATAGACATGAGGATGCAAAAGGTAACTGTGATGGGTTGGGCAGACCAAAAGAAGGTATTGAAAACAGTGAGGAAGACTGGTAGGAGGGCAGAACTGTGGCCATATCCATACAACCCAGAATACCATGCCTTGGCTCGCCATTACGGCAATGGTAATTACTTTGCTTCTGCCAAGCCCTCCTCTTCTTACAATTATTACAAGCATGGCTATAGTTATGGTGAAGACTTTGGCTACTACCACAAGCCAATTGGTGCAGCAATTATTGATGAGAAGGCCATGTCCATGTTCAGTGATGACAACCCTCATGCTTGCTCTATAATGTGA